In the Flavobacterium acetivorans genome, one interval contains:
- a CDS encoding sulfatase family protein translates to MKRFNIPAIVLALSCSFCVQLSAQNKTAKRPNIVIIISDDHAFQAIGAYGNTMKPTPNIDRIAREGVLFNKGYVTNSICGPSRAVILTGKYSHKNGFKDNENSRFDGSQDSFIKQLKGSGYETAWIGKWHLETDPQGFDYWQILPGQGQYYNPDFHMMDGTKKRTEGYVSDIVEDVSENWLDNRDKDKPFCLVIGHKATHRTWIPDTQDMGKFDDVTFPLPHNFYDAYKNREAAKVQDMSIAETMVMGYDLKVFEDEAAANQEGTVSRMNAEQRKKFDAYYLPIAADLKARNLKGKELTEWKFQRYMRDYLSTAVSLDRNIGRTLDYLDKNNLTENTIVIYMSDQGFYLGEHGWFDKRFIYEESFRTPMVMRYPGVIKPGTVSNDLVMNLDIAPTMLDAAGVAIPKDEQGQSFLPLLKDKKAKGREAIYYHYYENGEHAVSPHFGVRTKRYKLVRFYKRVSSWELYDLKKDPNEMNNLYGKKGFEKITAQMKVELNKLIAQYDDQDARKILTAN, encoded by the coding sequence ATGAAAAGATTTAATATACCAGCAATAGTGCTTGCCTTATCCTGTAGTTTTTGCGTTCAGCTATCGGCCCAAAATAAGACAGCAAAAAGACCCAATATTGTCATTATCATTTCGGATGACCATGCCTTTCAGGCCATTGGGGCCTATGGCAATACCATGAAACCAACGCCCAATATTGACCGTATTGCCCGCGAAGGGGTTCTGTTCAATAAAGGCTATGTGACCAATTCGATTTGCGGACCGAGCCGCGCGGTGATTCTAACGGGCAAATACAGCCATAAAAACGGATTTAAAGACAATGAAAATTCGCGTTTTGACGGAAGTCAGGATAGCTTTATCAAGCAACTAAAAGGCTCCGGCTATGAAACGGCTTGGATTGGAAAATGGCATCTGGAAACAGACCCCCAAGGTTTTGATTATTGGCAAATTTTACCCGGGCAAGGCCAGTACTACAATCCGGATTTCCACATGATGGACGGTACTAAAAAACGCACCGAAGGCTATGTCTCGGATATAGTCGAAGATGTTTCCGAAAATTGGTTGGACAATCGAGACAAAGACAAACCTTTTTGTCTGGTTATAGGACATAAAGCCACTCACCGTACTTGGATACCGGATACTCAGGATATGGGGAAATTTGACGATGTTACTTTTCCTTTGCCTCATAATTTCTATGATGCTTACAAAAATCGGGAAGCGGCCAAAGTGCAGGATATGTCTATTGCCGAAACCATGGTGATGGGATATGATCTTAAAGTTTTTGAGGACGAAGCCGCCGCTAATCAGGAAGGAACGGTTTCCAGAATGAATGCCGAGCAGCGTAAAAAGTTTGACGCCTATTATTTGCCCATAGCAGCCGATTTGAAAGCTCGTAATTTAAAAGGAAAAGAATTGACCGAATGGAAATTTCAGCGCTACATGCGCGATTATTTGAGTACGGCAGTTTCATTAGACCGAAACATTGGCCGCACCTTGGATTATTTGGATAAAAATAATTTGACAGAGAATACCATCGTGATTTATATGTCGGATCAGGGGTTTTATTTGGGGGAACACGGCTGGTTTGACAAGCGTTTTATTTATGAGGAATCCTTCAGAACCCCCATGGTGATGCGTTATCCGGGAGTGATTAAGCCCGGAACAGTGTCCAATGATTTGGTGATGAACCTGGATATTGCTCCTACAATGCTTGATGCGGCCGGAGTGGCCATCCCGAAAGACGAACAGGGACAGTCGTTTTTGCCGTTACTTAAAGATAAAAAAGCCAAAGGACGTGAGGCCATCTATTATCATTACTATGAAAACGGCGAACATGCCGTATCACCGCATTTTGGGGTAAGAACCAAACGATACAAGCTGGTGCGTTTTTACAAAAGAGTGAGTTCTTGGGAATTGTATGATTTAAAGAAAGATCCCAACGAAATGAATAATTTATATGGGAAAAAAGGGTTTGAAAAAATCACCGCTCAGATGAAAGTGGAACTCAACAAACTGATTGCGCAATACGACGATCAGGATGCCAGAAAGATCTTGACGGCGAATTAA